One segment of Rhodopirellula baltica SH 1 DNA contains the following:
- a CDS encoding DUF1588 domain-containing protein has product MFFTFGSVAKAETYTPGQPIDQNYSAMAEAFLADYCIDCHSESDPEGDLSLENLGPVDDINASIWTSVWAQVSLREMPPPDMSQPEVIKRLKFSDWIVGELSRAMKDKGGFHAHRDPNKGNFLDHDLLFGSLPDAIELHPTSSPARIWRVTPEEHITRLNELINTEPEYDPSKPGLRTHGDAVPTNHGGELKLYFGVDRIIKWQGGTVAYATSVKSVPAVLSTARDHGLENYPDFYTVNSAEATQIMGIASDIIRYMAEGPLSIAEPYQITDDPNSIANKMKGDLRGLPTSLVYSTKVLRPLTPVYDLFESDESNESNQRAAVDFLFEALTFRPPTKAESDTYVEILDQSIEKLGKKDGAVLGLSAIFLDRDALFRPELVEKGEPDSHGRVMLRDWELGLAVNHALRYLQPDDSLRSSIVDGRMRTRDDVKREVVRMLEDDNIRKPRILRFFREYFDYDLAGYICKDTRALGETGVNNKGVAHYNAMFEATASTDRLIELILAEDTEVLKRLLTTDKVVAGKYDNVYFGKQRSREEMAASVAAEKATKTKAAIELAAWKKANPGKDPPEKQNAPKKPKINHAVTEAKLTGPDIFARVSRRSFGRGSMKPERVLATVPEGERLGILTHPSWLVSHSDAMDNHAIRRGRWIQERLIGGAIPDVPITVDAMLPDEPRTTLRERMRVTREDYCWTCHRKMDPLGLPFEMYNHAGLYRETEHRQPVDTTGEIIDSGDPTLDGKVANAIELIERLAESQRTEQVFVRHAFRFWMGRNETLHDAPVLQAAHQAYRDNNGSMKALLVSLLTSDAFLYRTRSESALATTN; this is encoded by the coding sequence GTGTTTTTCACCTTCGGTTCCGTTGCCAAAGCGGAAACCTACACGCCTGGCCAACCCATCGATCAAAACTACTCCGCGATGGCGGAAGCGTTCCTGGCCGACTATTGCATTGACTGCCACAGCGAATCGGATCCAGAAGGCGATCTGTCGCTTGAAAACCTTGGACCGGTGGACGACATCAATGCGAGCATATGGACCAGCGTTTGGGCTCAAGTCAGCTTGCGTGAAATGCCCCCGCCTGACATGTCACAACCCGAAGTGATCAAACGCCTGAAGTTTTCCGATTGGATCGTCGGCGAACTTTCCCGAGCGATGAAGGACAAAGGCGGATTTCACGCTCATCGCGATCCAAACAAAGGGAACTTCCTAGATCACGATCTGCTCTTTGGGTCCTTGCCCGATGCGATCGAACTTCATCCTACATCGTCACCCGCGCGTATCTGGCGAGTCACGCCCGAGGAGCACATCACTCGCCTGAATGAGCTCATCAATACCGAACCCGAATACGATCCATCCAAACCGGGGCTTCGCACGCATGGGGACGCTGTCCCCACGAATCACGGCGGCGAATTGAAGCTGTACTTTGGCGTCGATCGAATCATCAAATGGCAAGGCGGAACGGTCGCGTACGCCACGTCGGTCAAAAGTGTGCCCGCGGTCCTGTCGACGGCCAGAGACCATGGGCTCGAAAACTACCCGGACTTCTATACCGTCAACAGTGCTGAAGCGACGCAGATCATGGGGATCGCCAGCGACATCATTCGGTACATGGCCGAGGGTCCACTCAGCATCGCCGAGCCATATCAGATCACCGATGATCCCAATTCGATCGCTAATAAGATGAAGGGTGATCTGCGTGGACTGCCGACCAGTTTGGTGTACAGCACCAAGGTCTTGCGTCCACTGACGCCGGTCTACGATCTCTTCGAATCAGATGAGTCTAACGAATCGAACCAACGAGCCGCGGTTGATTTTCTCTTTGAAGCGTTGACGTTCCGTCCGCCAACCAAAGCTGAATCCGACACCTACGTCGAGATCCTGGATCAGTCGATTGAAAAACTGGGCAAAAAGGACGGTGCCGTTCTCGGGTTGTCGGCGATCTTCCTCGACCGTGACGCTCTCTTTCGTCCCGAGTTAGTCGAGAAAGGTGAACCAGACAGCCATGGCCGGGTCATGTTGCGGGATTGGGAGTTGGGGTTGGCAGTCAACCATGCCCTGCGATACCTCCAACCCGATGATAGTCTTCGCAGTTCGATCGTCGATGGACGCATGCGAACACGCGACGACGTTAAACGCGAAGTCGTTCGCATGTTGGAAGATGACAACATTCGGAAGCCGAGGATCCTGAGATTTTTCCGCGAATACTTCGACTACGATCTGGCGGGATACATCTGCAAAGACACTCGAGCACTTGGCGAAACGGGAGTGAACAACAAAGGCGTCGCTCACTACAACGCCATGTTCGAGGCAACCGCCAGCACCGATCGTTTGATTGAGCTGATTCTCGCCGAAGACACCGAGGTTCTGAAGCGACTACTAACGACGGACAAAGTCGTCGCGGGCAAATACGACAACGTCTACTTTGGCAAGCAACGTTCACGGGAAGAAATGGCGGCCTCTGTTGCCGCTGAAAAAGCCACTAAGACCAAAGCAGCAATCGAATTGGCGGCTTGGAAAAAGGCCAACCCGGGAAAGGACCCGCCCGAGAAGCAAAACGCTCCAAAGAAACCCAAAATCAATCACGCGGTCACGGAAGCCAAGCTGACCGGACCGGACATCTTCGCTCGCGTCAGTCGCCGTAGCTTCGGTCGTGGATCGATGAAGCCCGAACGTGTTTTGGCGACGGTTCCCGAAGGCGAACGCCTTGGCATCCTGACCCATCCTAGTTGGCTGGTCTCACACTCCGATGCGATGGACAACCACGCCATTCGGCGAGGCCGCTGGATCCAAGAACGATTGATCGGCGGTGCGATCCCTGATGTCCCGATCACCGTCGATGCGATGTTGCCTGACGAGCCGAGAACGACGCTTCGCGAACGAATGCGAGTCACGCGAGAAGACTACTGCTGGACGTGTCATCGCAAGATGGATCCGCTTGGTCTTCCATTCGAGATGTACAATCACGCCGGACTGTATCGCGAAACCGAACATCGCCAACCCGTGGACACCACTGGCGAGATCATCGATTCAGGCGATCCGACGCTGGACGGTAAAGTCGCCAATGCGATTGAGCTCATTGAACGTCTCGCTGAAAGCCAACGAACCGAGCAAGTGTTTGTTCGTCATGCATTCCGCTTCTGGATGGGGCGAAACGAAACGCTCCACGACGCACCCGTCTTGCAGGCCGCCCATCAAGCGTACCGAGACAACAACGGCAGCATGAAAGCGTTGCTCGTATCACTGCTGACCTCCGACGCGTTCCTGTACCGAACTCGAAGCGAATCAGCATTGGCTACCACCAACTGA
- a CDS encoding DUF1552 domain-containing protein has translation MISRRNLLQGLAAGAGAAMGAPILPERLLASPAPNASPKRIIFFMQNQGFDPKTCIPAGMTHSGSLAKAKLLEPINALEPYKERLHIINGLHGLHTSPSHSAFFGALGGYRGSDGVPPSASTIDYELSKVLPQTLLPHLCIGMDSIENMKTKPTIATLSASGAGSPIFMHSNPNHLYQMLYGGISSGEIRRQHEARSSVLSQVELLAASKGRSLPPSDQQRYGQYVQGFQEVNGLRDRLDTVSDHLRKFAPEVDERYSNPEFETDWHDRLLDLGISALSSGITNTLTIGSGRGEIFGAWKGLGIEQQGHNLGHMEQPDNPIWIKIRQYNSRMLVRIMEKLDSVPEGSGTMMDNTLIVYTSNNADKQHTNGANWPVMLLGNLDGAFKSGCFTQVDGQRPINALYTSLLRAAGQNVDRFNMDDKMAKKYDDSNGPLKEVLA, from the coding sequence ATGATCAGTCGTAGAAATCTGCTGCAGGGACTCGCCGCCGGCGCAGGTGCCGCTATGGGTGCTCCCATTTTGCCGGAGCGTTTGCTCGCGTCTCCGGCACCAAACGCGTCTCCCAAACGCATCATCTTCTTCATGCAGAATCAGGGGTTCGATCCCAAAACCTGCATTCCCGCGGGGATGACGCACAGCGGATCTTTGGCGAAAGCGAAACTGCTGGAACCAATCAACGCCTTGGAACCCTACAAAGAACGACTGCACATCATCAATGGCTTGCACGGGCTGCACACCAGTCCCTCGCACAGCGCATTCTTCGGCGCATTGGGTGGCTATCGCGGCAGTGATGGAGTTCCGCCGAGCGCCTCGACGATCGATTACGAATTGAGCAAGGTTCTTCCACAGACGCTGCTTCCGCATCTGTGCATTGGCATGGACTCGATCGAGAACATGAAGACGAAACCAACCATTGCGACGCTGTCGGCCAGTGGTGCAGGTTCTCCGATCTTCATGCATTCCAATCCAAACCATCTCTACCAGATGCTCTACGGCGGCATTTCATCAGGTGAGATTCGGCGCCAACACGAAGCTCGATCCAGTGTGCTCAGTCAGGTCGAATTGCTGGCGGCGAGCAAAGGGAGATCTCTTCCACCTTCCGATCAACAACGCTACGGCCAATACGTTCAAGGTTTCCAAGAGGTCAACGGATTGCGAGACCGGCTCGACACCGTTTCAGATCACCTGCGGAAGTTTGCCCCCGAAGTGGACGAGCGATACAGCAACCCCGAGTTCGAAACCGATTGGCATGACCGCTTGCTCGACCTCGGTATTTCGGCGCTCTCATCGGGTATCACCAACACACTGACGATCGGTTCTGGACGCGGCGAAATCTTCGGTGCCTGGAAGGGTCTGGGCATCGAACAACAAGGTCACAACCTGGGGCACATGGAACAACCCGACAATCCGATCTGGATCAAAATCCGGCAATACAACAGCCGCATGCTGGTTCGGATCATGGAAAAATTGGACAGCGTTCCCGAAGGCAGCGGCACGATGATGGACAACACCCTGATCGTTTACACCAGCAACAACGCCGACAAACAACACACCAACGGAGCGAACTGGCCGGTCATGTTGCTGGGCAACCTGGACGGCGCCTTCAAAAGTGGATGCTTCACGCAAGTCGATGGCCAACGACCGATCAACGCTTTGTACACATCATTGTTGCGAGCGGCGGGGCAAAACGTCGACCGATTCAACATGGATGACAAAATGGCCAAGAAGTATGACGACAGCAACGGTCCGCTCAAAGAAGTCCTGGCGTAG
- a CDS encoding class I SAM-dependent methyltransferase translates to MNPNIDPAADIVAYNRAAWDSQVRKGNRWTVPVTPEEIERAREGDWSIVLTPEKPVPREWFPDFNGEPVEVLCLAGSGGQQAPILAAVGAKVTVFDNSPAQLSQDRMVAEREGLDIKLVQGDMADLSELADESFDLIVHPCSNCFVPNVLPVWKEASRVMKPGGNLLSGIVNPVVYLFDEQLMEKGEFKVCHKIPYSDLTSLSDKQRQAYLNDDEAFCFGHTLADQLGGQIEAGLVLTGLFEDRWSEWPISDHIPTFIATKATKLK, encoded by the coding sequence ATGAATCCAAACATTGATCCTGCCGCCGACATCGTTGCCTACAACCGCGCGGCTTGGGACAGTCAGGTACGAAAAGGAAATCGTTGGACGGTTCCTGTCACGCCAGAGGAAATCGAGCGTGCTCGTGAGGGTGATTGGAGCATCGTCCTGACACCCGAAAAGCCTGTGCCTCGCGAATGGTTCCCCGATTTCAACGGCGAACCTGTTGAAGTGCTTTGCCTGGCCGGAAGCGGAGGCCAACAAGCTCCCATTCTTGCCGCGGTAGGTGCCAAGGTGACTGTGTTTGACAACTCGCCAGCCCAGCTTTCACAGGACCGAATGGTGGCCGAACGAGAAGGCTTGGATATCAAACTCGTCCAGGGCGATATGGCTGACCTCTCCGAGTTAGCAGATGAATCGTTTGATCTCATTGTGCATCCTTGTTCCAACTGTTTCGTGCCCAACGTCCTGCCGGTTTGGAAAGAGGCCTCACGGGTCATGAAGCCGGGCGGCAACCTGCTTTCTGGAATCGTCAATCCTGTTGTCTATCTCTTTGACGAGCAATTGATGGAGAAAGGCGAGTTCAAAGTTTGTCACAAGATCCCCTACTCGGATCTCACCAGCCTTTCTGATAAGCAACGGCAAGCCTACCTCAACGATGACGAGGCCTTTTGCTTTGGTCACACTCTCGCGGACCAACTGGGCGGCCAAATCGAAGCAGGACTGGTCCTCACCGGCCTGTTCGAAGACCGGTGGTCCGAATGGCCCATCTCGGATCACATCCCCACCTTCATTGCAACCAAAGCAACCAAGCTGAAGTGA
- a CDS encoding Gfo/Idh/MocA family protein yields the protein MSDRREFLKTSAAAATISAATLTAATTTSQPASAAPAGSNERMRIGFIGPGGRGFGAHVKSLCKHHQAGRKIDLVAVAEVFETQRDTVADYIEKATKTKPAKYVDYRDMIEKENLDAVCIGTPDHWHHRQTIDALEAGLNVYCEKPMTKTVQEAFDVEDKWRASGKVMQVGVQSTSLPVWDEVNALLREGKLGKVLGFQTEYFRNSDVGQWRYYKLTPDMTPKTIDWKRWLGTEHDLAEDVPFDREVYKQWRRFWPFGSGMFTDLFVHRTTSMLKATGLRVPGRVVGAGGVYLEYDGRDVPDVATVVADFNEGVQGLITATMCNEESRVNQLIRGHYGTFAFGNGESFDGFDFIPERGPVTHVRQEAERITTNPIDNTTMAHFANWLDACEAGDPSLCNNQPDLGAAAMSVVNLGAQSYRQGKVFFVDEDHKISDQDPGWAAKWEERSAKGGPVAHIPGWNAGEYGSKQRDPDYMQYGGPWLNGKDPSEG from the coding sequence ATGAGCGACCGACGCGAATTCCTCAAAACTTCCGCCGCTGCCGCGACCATTTCAGCTGCGACTCTGACTGCAGCAACCACCACCAGCCAACCAGCCTCCGCCGCGCCAGCGGGCAGCAACGAGCGCATGCGAATCGGTTTCATCGGCCCCGGCGGACGTGGTTTTGGCGCTCACGTCAAATCGCTCTGCAAACACCACCAAGCAGGTCGCAAGATTGACCTCGTCGCGGTCGCTGAAGTGTTCGAAACACAACGAGACACCGTCGCTGACTACATCGAAAAGGCCACCAAGACCAAACCGGCCAAGTACGTCGACTACCGCGACATGATCGAGAAAGAAAATCTCGACGCCGTTTGCATCGGAACCCCCGATCACTGGCACCATCGTCAAACCATCGACGCTCTCGAAGCCGGACTGAACGTCTATTGCGAAAAGCCAATGACGAAGACCGTCCAAGAAGCCTTCGACGTTGAAGACAAGTGGCGTGCCAGCGGCAAAGTCATGCAGGTCGGCGTGCAATCGACCAGCCTCCCGGTTTGGGACGAAGTCAACGCCCTGCTTCGCGAAGGCAAACTCGGAAAAGTCCTGGGTTTCCAAACCGAGTACTTCCGCAACTCCGATGTCGGACAATGGCGTTATTACAAACTCACGCCCGACATGACTCCCAAAACCATCGACTGGAAACGTTGGCTTGGAACCGAACACGACCTCGCCGAAGACGTGCCGTTCGATCGCGAAGTCTACAAGCAATGGCGTCGTTTCTGGCCCTTCGGCAGCGGCATGTTCACCGACTTGTTCGTTCACCGCACCACTTCCATGTTGAAAGCCACCGGCCTTCGAGTGCCCGGACGTGTCGTCGGTGCCGGCGGAGTCTACCTGGAGTACGACGGTCGAGATGTGCCGGACGTTGCCACTGTCGTCGCCGACTTCAACGAAGGTGTTCAAGGTTTGATCACCGCGACAATGTGCAACGAAGAATCACGGGTCAATCAACTGATTCGTGGCCACTACGGCACGTTCGCTTTCGGCAACGGCGAATCCTTTGACGGGTTTGACTTCATTCCTGAACGCGGTCCGGTCACGCACGTGCGACAAGAAGCCGAGCGGATCACGACGAACCCGATCGACAACACCACGATGGCTCACTTCGCCAATTGGTTGGATGCCTGTGAAGCCGGTGACCCATCGCTTTGCAACAACCAACCCGACCTCGGTGCGGCTGCGATGTCGGTCGTTAACCTGGGTGCCCAAAGCTACCGCCAAGGCAAAGTGTTCTTTGTCGACGAAGATCACAAGATCTCTGACCAAGACCCCGGCTGGGCGGCCAAGTGGGAAGAGCGTTCGGCCAAAGGTGGCCCGGTTGCCCACATCCCAGGCTGGAACGCCGGCGAATACGGCAGCAAGCAACGTGACCCCGACTACATGCAGTACGGTGGTCCATGGCTGAACGGCAAGGATCCTTCCGAAGGCTAG
- a CDS encoding dockerin type I domain-containing protein: MRKRASNNKNSQRIATRRRKATRRPLTLQPLETRRVMAAGIPVGATTSDTAEFFLGRIAVTPIFLDSNGQTDTKTQNWTAGEIDAVMEEITVGLNWWTEALDRLDTVHSLEFVIDDTFANDPFEIPIEPIDRTSNNYSAYVGQFLDEMGIPSSLSLDDGMFAYNNSQRETHDTDWAFSLFISDSSDDADGFFAAGGSFSGAFAFPGGLYVVAPSTRPARTFAHEISHIFWGLDEYSGGGSYNQSRGYYNTPNDNAFDNPTPGFTQQPSIMAGGNNLVNGYQNFVSPESTFAMIGWQDSDGDGIFDVLDVPLNFDGTGHYDSETNQLHFRGEASSGTLINQNSSGPQSDITLNVVSELQVSIDGGEWTTLQTPDSPTATFDFSLDVPPTMTSVSLRVIDAATGVTSQTLTASRTTPLVAEAPVAGFVYFDENGDSNRNEFETLLSGVQFDVLASNGTELASGSFHVDNVSLDTNIPAANGMTFSAIGDNVLNEVQVKQNSTFDNQSLIHVMDRNLNRWWPALTSRLGLDVAFDEPVGYVEVDIVGLQDDSYGRVQAFDAAGNLITRVTTDIRNTAGGSLADGEASTLTLVDPEGRIARIEIAGHADTPIGVTAVRHGVEPQVVTDASGAFTQTNLPDGQYQLRWQPTQVIHSIADATITVSGGEITSGVTTTAGLVSVAATRVDSPRYNTALGEDVNGDGVVTALDALQVINDLNANGDRTLTFAETAGFKIDVTNDGNVSALDALRVINKLNELDAGSEPAGESIAASQSDGQTDSNTSGSGDSSASSSALFSSFGSQNVPQPNFSNSGTNDAIFRDDETLGEILSLESKIIAPSVT, encoded by the coding sequence ATGCGAAAACGGGCTTCCAACAACAAAAACAGCCAACGAATCGCCACTCGTCGCCGAAAAGCGACCCGGCGGCCGCTGACGCTCCAGCCGTTGGAAACACGGCGAGTCATGGCGGCTGGCATTCCCGTCGGTGCAACGACCAGCGACACGGCCGAGTTTTTCTTGGGCCGGATCGCCGTCACTCCAATCTTTTTGGATTCGAACGGTCAAACCGACACGAAGACCCAAAATTGGACCGCCGGTGAAATTGATGCGGTCATGGAAGAGATTACCGTCGGTCTGAACTGGTGGACGGAAGCTCTCGATCGCCTGGACACCGTCCACTCGCTGGAATTTGTGATCGACGACACGTTCGCAAACGACCCGTTCGAAATTCCAATCGAACCGATCGACCGAACCAGCAACAACTACAGCGCCTACGTCGGACAGTTCTTAGACGAGATGGGCATTCCATCATCGCTGTCGTTGGACGACGGCATGTTCGCCTACAACAACTCCCAGCGTGAAACGCATGACACCGACTGGGCGTTCTCGCTTTTCATCAGTGATTCGTCGGATGACGCTGATGGTTTCTTCGCCGCCGGTGGATCCTTCTCGGGCGCCTTCGCATTCCCCGGTGGGCTGTACGTCGTCGCTCCTTCGACACGGCCTGCTCGAACCTTTGCTCACGAGATCTCGCACATCTTTTGGGGATTGGATGAATACAGCGGCGGTGGCTCGTACAATCAAAGCCGCGGCTACTACAACACGCCCAACGACAATGCGTTTGATAATCCGACACCCGGATTCACTCAACAACCCAGCATCATGGCTGGCGGAAACAACTTGGTGAACGGCTACCAAAACTTCGTTTCCCCCGAGTCCACCTTTGCGATGATCGGCTGGCAAGATTCCGACGGTGACGGGATCTTTGATGTGCTCGACGTTCCATTGAACTTCGACGGCACCGGTCACTACGACTCCGAGACCAACCAATTGCATTTTCGCGGTGAAGCTTCCTCGGGGACACTGATCAACCAAAACTCCTCGGGACCACAAAGCGACATCACGCTGAATGTCGTCTCTGAACTGCAAGTCTCTATCGACGGTGGCGAGTGGACGACACTGCAAACGCCCGACAGCCCCACGGCAACATTTGATTTCTCGCTCGATGTTCCACCGACGATGACAAGCGTGTCGTTGCGGGTCATTGATGCCGCAACGGGTGTCACCAGCCAAACGCTTACCGCGTCCCGCACAACACCACTCGTCGCCGAAGCACCCGTCGCCGGGTTTGTCTACTTTGACGAAAACGGCGACTCCAATCGCAATGAATTTGAGACCCTGCTTTCGGGAGTCCAATTCGACGTCTTGGCATCCAACGGAACGGAACTGGCCAGTGGATCGTTTCATGTCGACAATGTATCGCTTGACACGAACATTCCCGCCGCCAACGGAATGACGTTCTCCGCGATCGGTGACAACGTTCTCAACGAAGTTCAAGTCAAACAAAACTCGACGTTTGACAATCAATCGTTGATCCATGTCATGGATCGAAACCTAAATCGATGGTGGCCGGCACTGACATCCCGACTCGGGTTGGATGTCGCCTTCGATGAACCGGTCGGTTACGTCGAGGTGGACATTGTCGGACTGCAAGACGACAGTTATGGACGAGTCCAAGCGTTTGACGCCGCCGGCAACTTGATCACCCGAGTCACAACCGACATTCGTAACACCGCCGGTGGCAGTCTTGCCGATGGCGAAGCCTCGACGTTAACCTTGGTTGATCCCGAAGGCCGAATCGCACGCATTGAAATTGCCGGTCACGCTGACACTCCAATTGGTGTCACCGCTGTGCGTCATGGCGTCGAACCACAAGTTGTTACCGATGCATCGGGAGCTTTCACGCAAACCAATCTGCCAGATGGCCAGTATCAATTGCGTTGGCAACCCACTCAAGTCATCCATTCGATTGCCGACGCCACCATCACCGTGTCCGGTGGTGAAATCACTTCAGGAGTCACGACAACCGCGGGACTGGTTTCGGTTGCCGCCACACGAGTTGACAGCCCACGTTACAACACGGCCCTCGGCGAAGATGTCAACGGTGACGGAGTGGTCACGGCCTTGGACGCGTTGCAAGTCATCAACGACTTGAACGCCAACGGGGATCGCACACTGACGTTTGCTGAAACCGCGGGTTTCAAGATAGATGTCACCAACGACGGCAATGTGTCTGCCTTGGACGCGCTTCGAGTCATCAACAAACTGAACGAACTCGATGCGGGCTCTGAACCGGCTGGAGAATCCATCGCGGCTTCACAATCAGACGGCCAAACTGATTCAAACACGTCCGGCTCTGGCGACTCCTCCGCGTCAAGCAGCGCATTGTTCTCTTCATTCGGATCTCAGAATGTGCCGCAGCCGAACTTTTCAAATTCCGGCACCAATGACGCCATCTTCCGCGACGACGAAACCCTCGGCGAAATCCTTTCCCTCGAATCCAAAATCATCGCCCCCTCGGTGACCTGA